The sequence below is a genomic window from Paenibacillus silvisoli.
CGGCCGGGCGGACCTAATAATGGTCGATCCCGAGCGCGTGCTCGAAAGCGGCATCGACATCGTCGCTCAGCCTCCGGGCAAGAAGCTGCAGAACCTGCAGCTCCTCTCCGGCGGAGAGCGGGCGCTGACGGCGATCGCGCTGCTGTTCGCCATTTTGCAGGTCAAGCCGGTTCCGTTCTGCGTGCTCGACGAGGTCGAAGCGGCGCTCGACGAAGCGAACGTGGCGCGGTTTGCGCAATATTTGCGCGAGTTCTCGGAATTGACGCAATTTATCGTCGTAACGCACCGGAAAGGAACGATGGAGGAAGCGGACGTTCTCTACGGGGTTACGATGGAAGAAGGCGGCGTCTCGAAGCTCGTATCGGTTCGTCTGGAAGACGAGGACGAAGCGGTTTCCGCATAATACGAATCAAACGATTCCATAGACACGTATATTGAGAAGCCGGAGCTTGGCGCAGCCTGCGTCATAGCCCGGCTTTTGCAAGTAAAGGATGGAGGATCAGCCCATGAGTTTTTTTAAACGACTGAAGGAAAGCATTGCCCAGAAAACCGAAGCGGTAACGTCCAAGTTCAAGGAAGGCTTAACAAAAACGAGAACGGCGTTCGTCGGCAAGATCGAGGAGCTCATTACCCGCCGCAAAAAAATCGACGAAGCGTTCTATGAGGAATTGGAAGAAATTTTGATCGGCGCCGACGTTGGCGTCAATACGGTCATGCAGCTTATCGATGATCTTCGCGCCGAAGTGAAGAAGCGCAAAATCGAGAATGCCGCCGAGCTTCAGCCGGTTCTTTCGGAGAAGCTGGTTGAGCTGCTGAAAGGCAGCGAGAAGGTTGATCTGCGCATGGCGGAGCAAGGCATGACGGTCATTCTGTTCGTCGGCGTTAACGGCGTCGGCAAAACGACGACGATCGGCAAGCTCGCGCACAAGTTCAAGAGCGAAGGCAAGAGCGTCCTCCTGGCCGCTGGCGATACGTTCCGCGCCGGCGCGATCGAGCAGCTGGAAGTATGGGGCAAGCGCGTCGGCGTCGACGTCATCAAGCAGGAGTCCGGCGCGGATCCGGCGGCGGTTATGTACGATGCGGTTCATGCGGCGAAACAGCGCGGCGTCGATGTGCTGCTTTGCGATACAGCGGGCCGTTTGCAAAACAAGCACAACCTGATGGAAGAGCTGAACAAAATTTTCCGCGTCATTCAGCGCGAAGTGCCGAACGCGCCGCATGAGGTGCTCTTGGTGCTCGATGCGACGACGGGTCAGAACGCGCTCAGCCAAGCGAAGCTGTTCGGCGAGAAGAGCGGCGTTACAGGTCTCGTGCTGACGAAGCTCGACGGCACGGCGAAAGGCGGCATCGTCATCGCGATCCGCAACGAGCTGAACCTGCCGGTGAAGCTGGTCGGTCTCGGCGAGAAAATGGACGACCTGCAGGAATTCGATTCCGAGCAGTTCGTGCACGCGCTGTTCGGCGGCTTGCTGCAAAGCGTGGAGGAAGAAACGGAAGCTTCCGAGTAGCGTAATCGGTTCATTATGCGGTGACAAGGAAAACTACTTGACAGTGCATAGGCGGCTGCGTTATGATAATCGTCGTGGATTTGGTGTAAAGGTAATTGCCTTGACGCAAAGGAGTGGATGGGATGAAGACAGTCCATGAAGCTGACGCCCTGGCGAAGACTAACCGCGTAAATATGCTGTTCGACTTCTACGAGAAGCTGCTTACAGAGAAGCAGCAAACCTTTCTCAAATATTATTTTCATGACGATTATACGCTCGGCGAAATTGCGGCCGAGTTCGATATTAGCAGGCAGGCCGTCTACGAGCATGTCAAACGCGCCGAGGCTGTACTGGAAAGCTACGAAAGCAAGCTGCAGCTTCTCGCGAAGCATGAGACGGCGGAACGGCTGCTTAACGAGCTTGACCGGCTGACGGAACAAGCTGCGGTACAGAACGAGCTTGGCACGGAGCTGCATAAATTGGCGCAGCGCTTTCGAGCGCATGTGCAAGGTGTTACATAGTAGCGACTAGGAGGTGACGATCATGGCATTTGAAGGGTTGTCCAGCAGGCTGCAGAACGTATTCGGCAAGCTTCGCGGCAAAGGGAAAGTGTCTGAGGACGATGTTAACGAAGCGATGCGCGAAGTACGGCTGGCGCTGTTAGAGGCTGACGTTAACTTCAAAGTCGTCAAGGATTTCATCGCAAAGGTGAAGGAACGCGCTGTCGGTGCGGAAGTGATGAAGAGCTTCACGCCTGGCATGGTCGTCGTCGATATCGTAAATAAAGAATTGACCGAGCTGATGGGCGGCACGCAATCGAAGCTTGCCAAAGCGAGCAAGCCGCCGACCGTTATTCTTATGGCGGGCTTGCAAGGTGCGGGTAAAACGACCTCCACCGCGAAGCTGGCAAAGCTGCTGCTGAAGGACAAGCATAAGCCGCTTATGGTCGCAGGCGATATTTATCGCCCGGCGGCGATCAAGCAGCTGCAGGTGCTCGGGGAGCAAGTCGGCGTTCCGGTCTTCACGCTGGGCGACCAGACATCGCCCGTCGAGATCGCGCGTCAAGGGTTGCAGCTGGCGAAAGAGAACGGTCATGACTATGTCATTATCGATACCGCGGGCCGCTTGCACATCGATGAAGCGCTGATGGCTGAGCTTCGTCAGATTCACGAAGCGACGAAGCCGGACGAAGTGCTGCTGGTCGTCGATGCGATGACCGGTCAAGAAGCGGTTAACGTTGCTCAAAGTTTCCATAGCCAACTCGAGCTGACAGGTGTTATCCTTACTAAGCTCGATGGCGATACGCGCGGCGGCGCCGCATTGTCCGTCAAAGCGGTAACGGGCTGCCCGATCAAGTTCGCGGCAACCGGCGAGAAGATCGAGCCGCTTGAGCCGTTCCATCCGGAGCGGATGGCATCGCGTATTCTCGGCATGGGCGATATGTTGTCCTTGATCGAGAAAGCCCATTCCTCCATCGACGCCGAGAAAGCGGCCGAGATGGAACGCAAAATGCGCACGGCGGAATTTACGTTCGAAGATTTCCTGGAGCAAATGGAACAGGTTCGCAAGCTCGGACCATTGGATCAGCTGCTTGACATGATGCCTGGCATGGGCAAAATGAAGGAAATGAAAAACGTCAAGGTGGATGAGAAGCAGATCGGACGCGTTGAAGCGATCGTCAAGTCGATGACGAAGGCCGAGAAGCAGAAGCCCGAAATTCTCAACCATAGCCGTCGCAAACGGATTGCTGCGGGAAGCGGAACTTCCATCGCGGAAGTGAACCGGCTGATTAAGCAGTTCGACGACATGAAGAAGATGATGAAGCAGTTCTCGTCCATGATGGGCCCTAAAGGTCCGAAGGGCGGCATGAAAGGTCTCAAAGGGATGCTTCCTAAAGGAATGAAATTCCCGTTTTAATAGAGCAGCATTGAAATTTTTTTAAGGAGGTGAATTTCTAATGGCAGTACGTATTCGTTTGAAACGTATCGGTGCGCACAAAGCGCCTTTCTACCGTGTGGTAGTATCCGACTCCCGTTCCCCGCGTGACGGTCGCTTCATTGAAGAAATCGGCACTTATAACCCGGTTGCACAACCGGCTCAAGTGAACATTGATGAAGAGAAAGCACTTAAGTGGCTTCAAAACGGTGCACAAGCTTCGGACACAGTTCGCAACTTGCTTTCCAAAGCAGGCGTAATGGCTAAGCATCACGAAGCTAAGCTTCAAAAATAACTACTCGATGCGGGGGGCCTATTGTGATGAAAGATTTGATTCTTGTCATAGCGAAGGCTTTAGTGGATCACCCGGAGGACGTACGTGTCGACGTGAAAGAAGACGATCGCGGCACCGTCTATATGCTGTCCGTGAATCCCGACGATGTCGGGAAGGTCATCGGCAAGCAAGGACGGATTGCAAAAGCGCTGAGGACGGTTGTCACTTCGGCAGCCGTCAAAACGCATAAGCGTGTCATGGTCGATATTAATTCGTAGCGATCGTACATCGAAGCAGGGTTAGGATACGAACGTATCCTAGCCCTTTTTCGATGGTAAATACGAAAGAGGCAGGAGAACGATATGGAACAATGGTTATCTGTCGGTAAATTAGTCAATACGCACGGCATCCGCGGCGAAGTCAAGGTCGTGTCGCAAACCGATTTTCCGGAGGAGCGATTCGCGCCGCGCAGCATCCTTACGCTCATACATCCGGAGACGAAGCAGACGATGGAGCTTGAAGTGCAATCGGCCCGGCTGCACAAAAATATGTACATCGTGAAATTCCGCGGCTTCGATAACATCAACGATGTGGAAAAGTACAAAGGCTGGGAGCTTAA
It includes:
- the ftsY gene encoding signal recognition particle-docking protein FtsY translates to MSFFKRLKESIAQKTEAVTSKFKEGLTKTRTAFVGKIEELITRRKKIDEAFYEELEEILIGADVGVNTVMQLIDDLRAEVKKRKIENAAELQPVLSEKLVELLKGSEKVDLRMAEQGMTVILFVGVNGVGKTTTIGKLAHKFKSEGKSVLLAAGDTFRAGAIEQLEVWGKRVGVDVIKQESGADPAAVMYDAVHAAKQRGVDVLLCDTAGRLQNKHNLMEELNKIFRVIQREVPNAPHEVLLVLDATTGQNALSQAKLFGEKSGVTGLVLTKLDGTAKGGIVIAIRNELNLPVKLVGLGEKMDDLQEFDSEQFVHALFGGLLQSVEEETEASE
- a CDS encoding putative DNA-binding protein, with amino-acid sequence MKTVHEADALAKTNRVNMLFDFYEKLLTEKQQTFLKYYFHDDYTLGEIAAEFDISRQAVYEHVKRAEAVLESYESKLQLLAKHETAERLLNELDRLTEQAAVQNELGTELHKLAQRFRAHVQGVT
- the ffh gene encoding signal recognition particle protein, which translates into the protein MAFEGLSSRLQNVFGKLRGKGKVSEDDVNEAMREVRLALLEADVNFKVVKDFIAKVKERAVGAEVMKSFTPGMVVVDIVNKELTELMGGTQSKLAKASKPPTVILMAGLQGAGKTTSTAKLAKLLLKDKHKPLMVAGDIYRPAAIKQLQVLGEQVGVPVFTLGDQTSPVEIARQGLQLAKENGHDYVIIDTAGRLHIDEALMAELRQIHEATKPDEVLLVVDAMTGQEAVNVAQSFHSQLELTGVILTKLDGDTRGGAALSVKAVTGCPIKFAATGEKIEPLEPFHPERMASRILGMGDMLSLIEKAHSSIDAEKAAEMERKMRTAEFTFEDFLEQMEQVRKLGPLDQLLDMMPGMGKMKEMKNVKVDEKQIGRVEAIVKSMTKAEKQKPEILNHSRRKRIAAGSGTSIAEVNRLIKQFDDMKKMMKQFSSMMGPKGPKGGMKGLKGMLPKGMKFPF
- the rpsP gene encoding 30S ribosomal protein S16 translates to MAVRIRLKRIGAHKAPFYRVVVSDSRSPRDGRFIEEIGTYNPVAQPAQVNIDEEKALKWLQNGAQASDTVRNLLSKAGVMAKHHEAKLQK
- a CDS encoding KH domain-containing protein, producing MKDLILVIAKALVDHPEDVRVDVKEDDRGTVYMLSVNPDDVGKVIGKQGRIAKALRTVVTSAAVKTHKRVMVDINS
- the rimM gene encoding ribosome maturation factor RimM (Essential for efficient processing of 16S rRNA); this encodes MEQWLSVGKLVNTHGIRGEVKVVSQTDFPEERFAPRSILTLIHPETKQTMELEVQSARLHKNMYIVKFRGFDNINDVEKYKGWELKVSKEDMVELEEGEYYHHQIIGCQVVTEDGDVLGEIKEILSPGANDVWVVKRPKGKELLIPVIDEVVLDVNVAEKLVKVHLMEGLI